A single window of Actinomycetota bacterium DNA harbors:
- a CDS encoding diguanylate cyclase, which translates to MKVLVADDDSLLLELLRGLLETVGHECITVTDGEAAWDHLVSQGADIVISDWLMPGLNGVQLCERVRAHPDIEYPYFILLTSRGDHNDVLTAVRAGVDEHLAKPLDLDVLEARLIVAERVRTLHRDMNRTRRDLEMANRRLDEAAHRDALTGLGNRLKLTIDLPGIHSRFEREGYVYNIALFDIDRFKEYNDTHGHQKGDALLAQVGEVFLNQLRQGDLIYRYGGEEFLLVLPNRTIEEAARGADRFRRLVAEATAGPHLPASATLSAGVARVLPGESVENVIDRADKALYQAKRGGRNQVVVDSSAVPG; encoded by the coding sequence GTGAAGGTGCTGGTTGCGGACGATGACTCACTGCTCCTGGAGCTGCTGCGGGGCTTGCTGGAGACGGTGGGGCACGAGTGCATCACCGTGACGGACGGGGAGGCCGCCTGGGACCACCTGGTTTCCCAGGGCGCCGACATCGTCATCAGCGACTGGCTGATGCCGGGCCTGAACGGGGTGCAGCTGTGCGAGCGGGTTCGGGCGCATCCCGACATCGAGTACCCGTACTTCATCCTGTTGACCTCACGCGGCGACCACAACGACGTTCTGACCGCCGTCCGGGCCGGCGTCGACGAGCACCTGGCCAAACCGCTGGATCTCGACGTGCTGGAGGCCCGCCTCATAGTTGCGGAGCGGGTTCGCACCCTTCACCGGGACATGAACCGGACCCGGCGGGACCTCGAGATGGCCAACCGGCGGCTGGACGAGGCAGCCCACCGGGATGCGCTGACGGGCCTCGGGAACCGCCTTAAACTCACCATCGACCTGCCGGGCATCCACTCCCGGTTCGAGAGGGAGGGTTACGTCTACAACATCGCCCTCTTCGACATCGACCGGTTCAAGGAGTACAACGACACCCACGGCCACCAGAAGGGGGACGCCCTGCTGGCCCAGGTGGGAGAGGTGTTCTTGAACCAGCTTCGCCAGGGCGACCTCATCTACCGCTACGGCGGTGAGGAGTTTCTGCTGGTGCTGCCCAACCGGACCATCGAGGAAGCGGCTCGAGGCGCCGACCGCTTCCGGCGCCTGGTGGCCGAGGCCACGGCCGGCCCCCACCTCCCCGCTTCCGCCACCCTCAGTGCGGGGGTGGCCCGGGTACTGCCTGGCGAATCCGTCGAGAACGTCATCGACCGGGCCGACAAGGCGCTTTACCAGGCAAAAAGAGGCGGCCGCAACCAGGTCGTGGTCGATTCGTCTGCCGTGCCCGGCTGA
- a CDS encoding pyridoxamine 5'-phosphate oxidase family protein — MEAIEEITREECLELLQTKAKVGRVAFIEEGKPMVLPVNYRADPESVVFCTADGTKLSYLKDGAPAAFEIDAARSANRSGWSVVVQGTAREVTDEGELYELRHGPLKSWATDASQHWIRISIDQISGRRIPEP, encoded by the coding sequence GTGGAGGCCATCGAAGAGATCACCAGGGAAGAGTGTCTGGAGCTTCTTCAGACCAAAGCCAAGGTGGGGAGGGTCGCCTTCATCGAGGAGGGCAAGCCCATGGTGCTGCCGGTCAACTACCGGGCCGACCCCGAGTCGGTGGTCTTCTGCACCGCCGACGGGACCAAGCTGAGCTACCTGAAGGACGGGGCCCCCGCAGCGTTCGAGATCGACGCCGCCCGCAGCGCCAACCGCTCCGGCTGGAGCGTGGTCGTTCAGGGAACCGCCCGGGAGGTGACCGACGAGGGCGAGCTCTACGAACTGCGCCACGGGCCGTTGAAGTCCTGGGCAACCGACGCTTCCCAACACTGGATCCGAATTTCGATCGACCAGATTTCCGGCCGGAGGATTCCCGAGCCCTAA